From a single Osmerus eperlanus chromosome 8, fOsmEpe2.1, whole genome shotgun sequence genomic region:
- the LOC134024706 gene encoding hydroperoxide isomerase ALOXE3-like encodes MAEYKVEVTTGEWALSETSDYIYVTLIGTDGQSNRTNLDNYGLDFQTGQTSSYSVTSTSSLGRPLLVKLEKEQFLYLPENEWFCSKIVVTTPEGDVILFPCYRWISRGEVVELRGGQATKVFEDELPLMVKHRKQEVELHKQLFKWAEYAKGVPYINSITDTLSLPSEVRFSFSKLGDFIYTKSMALAELNLKGIASSTEQWKTFEDMKEVFWYKRTPIAEYVSEHWKDDEFFGSQYLNGTNPNVIQCCSKLPPNFPVTDKMVQPFLESGSSLARETKEGNIFICDYKKLEGLPTRVVNGEPLPLTPGLCLFYKNPEDKLLPIAIQLGQVPSEHCPIFLPSDSEHDWLLAKLYLRCADFNDYQITHHLLNTHLLAEVFAMATFRNFPVIHPIYKMLTPHFRYTLQINVLARKQLISPDGPLTNGLIDGNGLKELLKRSLSDLIYSSLCLPEDITARGMEFIPHYYYRDDGLKLWKVINSFVKGMVEYYYPSDSEVSRDSELQDWIKEIFVYGFLGNSKSGIPESFHTVGELVKFITMIIFLVSAQHNAVNMGQYDYCSWIANNPLFLNNPPPTTKGRSGMDSIFKTLPNVGTSVNNMASVWLLSKKFDDFVPLGTYPDEYFDEASPKKMKKKLQTELSFLSEFINTRNSKLKLPYIYLNPTHIENSITI; translated from the exons AGGTGACTACTGGTGAGTGGGCGCTGTCAGAGACATCTGACTATATATATGTCACACTGATTGGAACAGACGGGCAAAGTAACCGCACAAACCTGGACAACTATGGTCTGGATTTCCAAACTGGGCAG ACAAGCAGCTACAGTGTAACCAGCACCTCGTCTCTGGGGCGCCCCCTCCTGGTCAAGCTGGAAAAAGAACAGTTCCTTTACTTGCCTGAAAACGAGTGGTTCTGCTCCAAGATCGTCGTTACAACCCCGGAgggtgatgtcatcctgttcccCTGTTACAGATGGATTTCCAGGGGGGAGGTTGTAGAGCTCAGGGGGGGGCAAG CCACCAAGGTTTTTGAGGATGAGCTTCCTTTAATGGTTAAGCACAGGAAACAGGAGGTGGAGCTTCATAAGCAACTGTTCAA GTGGGCTGAATATGCAAAGGGAGTGCCTTACATTAACAGCATCACTGAcaccctttccctcccttctgAAGTCCGATTTTCCTTTTCTAAACTTGGGGACTTCATCTACACCAAATCCATGGC TTTGGCTGAGCTTAACCTTAAGGGTATTGCATCCTCCACTGAGCAGTGGAAAACCTTTGAGGACATGAAGGAGGTCTTCTGGTACAAGAGGACACCCATAGCCG AGTACGTCTCTGAGCATTGGAAAGATGATGAATTCTTTGGGTCCCAGTATCTTAATGGAACCAACCCCAATGTGATCCAATGCTGCTCAAAACTTCCCCCCAACTTCCCTGTCACTGACAAGATGGTACAGCCCTTCCTGGAGTCTGGAAGCTCTCTAGCCAGAGAGACCAAG GAAGGGAACATATTCATTTGTGACTATAAGAAACTAGAGGGTTTGCCAACCAGGGTTGTCAATGGTGAACCTCTTCCTCTGACTCCAGGACTCTGTCTTTTCTACAAGAACCCAGAGGACAAATTGCTGCCCATTGCCATCCAG CTGGGACAAGTACCTTCGGAGCATTGCCCCATCTTTCTGCCTAGCGACTCAGAGCATGACTGGCTGCTAGCCAAGTTATATTTGAGATGTGCAGACTTCAATGACTATCAGATTACTCACCATCTACTGAACACCCACCTGCTGGCAGAGGTCTTTGCAATGGCAACCTTTCGGAACTTTCCTGTGATACACCCCATTTACAAG ATGCTGACACCACACTTTCGTTACACTCTGCAGATAAATGTCCTTGCTCGTAAACAACTAATCAGTCCAGATGGACCCCTGACAAAT GGTTTGATAGACGGAAATGGTCTGAAAGAACTTTTGAAGAGGTCACTGTCGGATTTAATTTACAGCTCCCTCTGTCTGCCGGAGGACATTACTGCACGAGGAATGGAGTTCATCCCCCACTACTACTACAGGGATGACGGCCTGAAGCTGTGGAAGGTCATCAACAG CTTTGTCAAGGGGATGGTGGAGTACTACTACCCCTCTGACAGTGAAGTGTCCAGGGACTCGGAGCTCCAAGACTGGATTAAAGAGATCTTCGTCTATGGTTTTCTGGGAAACAGCAAGTCAG GAATCCCTGAATCGTTTCATACAGTGGGTGAGCTGGTCAAGTTCATTACAATGATCATCTTCCTTGTCTCCGCTCAACATAATGCTGTTAACATGGGACAG TATGACTACTGCAGTTGGATTGCCAACAACCCCTTGTTTCTGAACAACCCTCCTCCGACCACGAAAGGGAGGTCTGGCATGGACTCCATCTTCAAGACTCTACCAAATGTTGGCACCTCAGTCAACAACATGGCCTCAGTGTGGTTGCTTAGCAAGAAATTTGATGACTTT GTTCCCCTTGGAACATACCCAGATGAATACTTTGATGAGGCATCTCCCAAGAAGATGAAGAAGAAACTGCAGACCGAGTTGTCCTTCCTGAGCGAGTTCATCAATACAAGGAACTCAAAGCTTAAACTGCCCTACATCTACTTGAACCCTACACATATTGAGAATAGTATAACGATATGA